GGACGTTGCTGGCAGCCATCCTCACAGTGTCTGACACACCCTGAAAAAGAGTCACTGGTGACACACTGTGCAGGAGACTGCCTGAGACCCTTGGAAGGGCTAAGCCACCGCTGTCCACTAGCAGAACACCAGCACGGGCAGGCGGCTCCTTTTGCCTTTGGGTGTAACCCCTTACCTGGGTCGCTGTCAGGTCCTGGgacacctctgccagcagccggTTCACCACTCCGCATGGTGGGCGGCTGTCATCTTCCCACAGGACACGCTCCAGCTCGCAGTACGCCTGTGCTCGATCACCCTGGTGACAGGGATCAGTCATAGTTTGCTTTGTCCTTGTTCCTGGGAGCCACCCACTGCCACCATCACTATGCCGTGTGCTGTCGGGGCCTGGCACCCACGGGACCATGGCACTGGGCCACAGCAAGGATTGTGGTTGGATGTTCCCAGCTCACCTCATGGTCTTGCAGGCGCTGCTGCAGCAAAGTCACGGCACAGGTGGGGACAGGGCTTGCCACCCTGCCTCTCCCCCTGCGACGCGTACATCTGGGCACGCAGCCCACACAAGCAAAGAGAcctggaaggaaagagcagagcagctgccacTGGTGTTGCTTGGAACCAGGCCAAGCATCCGGCCAGCTCTGGGAGGaatgctcctgcagctccacagtGCAGGGTGGGCTGCGCTGGCACGTGTGTGGTCGGcggggagagaggagagagcCTTCCCCTCGGTGGGCTTCTGGGAGAAACCAGAGTGGAcagctgcactcagcagagcaaggacagagctgctggcaggtCCTAAACAAACACTGGTGGCACACATGCGCTCGGGCAGCGTCAAGgtgtccagagaggtggagggacCTCACCTCGAAGGCCTCTCAGCCGCTCCATCACAGCAGGATATATCCAGACAGACACAATGCTCTCTCTGggtcctcctcctgcagctcccacgAGCTAATGGGTCACCGCTCCCACCGTAGCCACAAAGGTGAAAAAGACAGCCTCTGTGACATCATACCCAGGATTCTCACCTCACAGACTATGATATGCCCTGGGCTTTATATTTTGccattacattttctgttaaaattaatgAATGGAGCCAAGTAGAATGAACAGAAATATATGAATTTATGTGAGGGAAACAAATGTCATCAGACTGTTATTAATCTATTACATTTGAGTATTGATAATGCCTAGAACATGAGAAAATAGAGTTCCATTATCTAAAACACCACATAAACTGACAACATTTGAGAGCTACAGACAGATTTCTGTACCCTGATGTCTCACTAGCATAAACGAGGGGAAAATAAagtagcaaaaagaaaaaaaaaaaaatagaaaaaaaaaaatacagaagtaagTGACTtcaagaataaaagaaaacagcattgcATATATTCCACATGATCTAAGTATGAGAGTGTTTAGATATACTGCTTAACTATTCACATTATTCAGTTACAGTTTTGAATTCCCAGTGGAGTAAAGCTGTATGATTTCCTGTTGTGTGTTCTTTACTCTGTATTGAGCTAATTTCTACAGGAGATTATTAGTTCTGCATAAACTTTATTATGGTTGAACCTGAAGGTCTTTAAAATCCTTTGTGCTTGAGAGATTGAGTTGGACGGGCCTAGAAATTTAAACCTTTTTGTATGCTTCCCTAAGGCTTTTACCGTTTCTTAAATCAAGActttctttccattattttcaaGCCACTCAACCTTCATTTTCCCACTTACAACTTcagttttaagaaatattatGTATTTAGTCTTTTGCTCTAATCCATTCAGAGATAGGTAGTCTTTGGGACTTACaggatgtttcctttctcttgcaatGAGACTTCATGAAAACCTTTAATATTTGCCTTGAAAGATAGGAGGCAATGTTCTTCCTCACTGAGATTTGATTTGCAGTATTTTGGTCTTCTTTAACAGCACAAGCTTTATCACTACAACTTAGAACTAGATGTATTTTCAGTCTGCTCTTTAAAGGTCTccagaactctttttttctcatttgaaggAATCTCACAAGTGAGCTCCAGCTCAGAAGAGATACCTGCTATGAgcagtatttctttgtttccctGCTGTGAAGACCgacttttctctttaaaatttttGCATCAAACTGTGGGGGTGCAGAACTGATTGTTACTAAATTCCTTTCACGTTACCAGGTGGATAGAAGATGGTAAAGCAGTGGATGTGGGCTATCTTGATTTCAGTAGAGCATTTGACACCATCTTCCACAGCATCCTTGCAGCTAAACTGAGGAAGAGTGGTCTGGACGATCGAGTAGTGAGGTGGACTGTGAACcagctaaaggaaagaagccagagagttgtggtcagtgcAACAGAGTGATTCTAGTTGGAGGCTTGTATCCACCGGAGTCCCTCAAGGTTCGGTACTGAAATCATGCCAGATCTGGTACTGGGGACCAGATAGCATGCAGGGCAACCTTGACAgtttcaaggcgaggctggatctGGATCTGGATGGCCTcgtctagtggttggcgaccctgcacatagtgggggggttgaaactagatgatcattgtgtcCCTTTTctacccaggccattctgtgattctgtgattttgtgattcacTCAATGTGGTCCAGGGAAGCCAAAAGGTGAGCACCCACACTTCAAATGGTAATctatcttgtttaatatcttatTAAAATTGCATGAGCTGCATGCATGGCCATTAGTGTATGCATTACCAGAGATAAAATGTAAGGAAATAAATTCAGGTAAATGTATGTGGATATAGATCTTAATCATAATAATGTCTCCATCCACGCTCTGCCAGCTGAAAGCTGGAACTAGCTAAAATAAGAACTAATCCAAAGATTGCAAAGTGATACTCCTTCTTAAATATCTCCCTCAAAATACTTCTGATTCctttaaactgagaaaaatcaaatcagtCTTCTGGAGGacttggaactgcttttctcAGAAGCAGAGTTGTAATATCTTTGCAAAGAGGAGTTCCTCCTCCCAGGATGTATCTGGCAAATAGACCTTTCTGACATGGTGAGCACCCATCTGTTAGCCTGATAGTGGTGCAGCATAGTCAGGAAACAGGGTGTATCCaaaattctgtgattaatgGAGCTGGCAGTATTTTTGCAAATGCTGGGAGAAAGCAAGAGAGTTGTAAGACAGCACAATTTGCCATTGACTTGACATTCTTTAAGTTAATCAGAATTGGGATAAAGTCAGAGGAATTTAACATTTCAGTCCAGGATGAAAgacaaatgaaatttaaattcaaaaaggaaaataatatatGTGAGCATTACTAATGTCCTCTGCTCCAGTACCTGCTTGGGAATTCAAGAATACTGATAAATGAAAGAGTATGGAGTCAATGAAAAACAGGTTATGGTACGATGACTAAACTAAACTGAATGACGAGTCTGAGGTGACTAAATCATTGTAATCCTGAACAATTTGCTTTGAATTTCCAGAATAAATAATCCCAAAGCAGCAATACTTCTGCCCCTTCTCTCTAACCTACCAAGACCAAACTGTGAAGCATAACATAGCAGTAATCAGTCTGTGAGGAAGTTTCCTACTAGTTTTCCTATGGTATCCTTAAAGTTTTGCTCAGACTTGCACACATTTGCATTAGTACTCCAGATTCTCACAGGACAAATAGTGTCTGACTGGTCCacactgctgtgcagcactATCTTTACCCTGTTAAATACTCAGTATGGAAATATCACTTAAAAAAGAAGCATAGCTTTAAGTTCCATTATGAAACCCATGTAACAACAAAACGCAGTTCAACGCTCTCCAATTTATATCTGCACCAAAATAACAATTTATTGAGTAATAGATAATTACTTTTGAGTAAAATCTAATTTGATAAAGTAAAAACTTGAATACATCAGAAACTATTTTATTCATTCCTTATCATCATTGTTGCTTTTCACTGCAAAAGTATCTCAAGAAGTTTTGTTGTATGGTTCATGTATTTATCATTATTTCAGCACCATGAAATTTTTTCAAACACTTaatctgctgttttgtttaCTTCTGTGATAGGATCGTTTCCACCTAACTGTCTTGGACAAAAGCAAGAGAATAAGGAAGCTAAGAAAATGGTGCTCGAGAAATTCCAAAAGCTAATCTTCCCCCTTCACTGTGTTTTTCAAGTTTTTGCAATGAGAGGAACAAAAAGAACTCTGTTCATGCTTAGGAAGACCTTTTTTAAATATGTCCATCTGGACCATCCTTGCTTATATTAAAAATCAGGAATGCAGAAGATACTTcgtaaaacaaaagaaaatgcaagttaTACTAGCAAGACTATGAATTTCTGCCTATATCCAAAAGGGAGATATATGTATGTATCTTTataccatttttcctttttgtcttggCTTTGTTAATCTGGATCTCTCAAAAGTAGGAAGTATAatactatatatacatatatataaaatgtaacTATATATATAGTTACAGCTATAGTCCATAATGATTTGATTAATAATGGATTCTTGGTATTTACACAATATTTCTGATTCACTGTACTTTACTCATCACTCTTTGTTCAATTAGGAACCATCAGCAATCTTCCCAATGCTGTTTAGTACCTATTTTTGAATTTGTACTTCTGTCTTggtaaagatatatatatatataaaaggtCTCTGTCATTTGTCTAGATAGTTCAACAGTGTACTGTAAGATGAATGAGATGAGTGAAAATGAAGCTGTCTCATCAAAGGAGATTTTATCCATCTTTCAGTTAATTCCAAAATTTAAATATGAACCTCAGTGCTCAGAAACTCTGATATGTGGCTTTGAGTCCATAAGCCAACAAGTGGATTCagatgaaatataaatattgagAATCACAGTAGTCACTTTAACTGTTAGAAAAAGAACTTCTTTGCTACTATCCATAGTGGAAAAATCTTGATCTTGCTATGTTAATATCTCTTGTATCTTCAGAAATGCAGTCTTTTGAACAGGGTCAGACCCTTGGAGAAATGTAAGATGTTGCCTCAAAATGCAGTGTTCTTTAATTCTTCTgctcctctgtttcttttctttcatttctttttttcttttttttttccttcccaagacATTCTTGTTTCAGATGCTTCAGATGACTGCAGCTGTAATACTATTACATAAAACAGAGAGGTCCCTAACCATTTAGACCTTTGCTTATCAAAGCAAAGATGTTAAACtctaccaaagaaaaaaaaaaagcaagcacagttttttatgtatttctctTTGGAGTTCTAGTAAGATTCTTTGGTCTGTAAGGGGCtatccttttttttcagtaat
The DNA window shown above is from Meleagris gallopavo isolate NT-WF06-2002-E0010 breed Aviagen turkey brand Nicholas breeding stock chromosome 3, Turkey_5.1, whole genome shotgun sequence and carries:
- the LOC104910305 gene encoding maestro heat-like repeat-containing protein family member 2A, which translates into the protein MERLRGLRGLFACVGCVPRCTRRRGRGRVASPVPTCAVTLLQQRLQDHEGDRAQAYCELERVLWEDDSRPPCGVVNRLLAEVSQDLTATQGVSDTVRMAASNVLVALARMHFSLVMAELQGHLKAMGKISKDFVLITLSKLFSNYAPQSIPFMWLMLAGLRSVVGQVRSGRTLRLACAVVKQ